The DNA segment CGCCGCGCCCTGACGGGCGCCCCGAGGCATCGCCCCCCGCGCCCGCGCCGGACTGCCCGATGGACACGCCCGCGAGTTCCAGGCCTTCTCCGCGCAGCAGTTCACGCAGCTGGGCCACGCTGGTGTCCAGCATGTCCCGTGTCTGGGACTGGTCGCTGCGGAATGCGACATGGGCTTCGTTGCCCGTGAGCGACACGGATACCTCGACCGGCTGGCCGTCCCGGTCGATCGTGAGTTCGGCATTCTGGGTCTTCTGGTGCACCCAGTAAGCCACCTGTTCGGCGATCTGGTCTTCCATGGGAATCTGCGAGGGGTCCGCCACACCGGCCGCCCCTTCCCCGACTGCACCCGCGGCAAAGGAACCCGGCGCCTGCGCTCCATCCGATGCCGGCACCACGGTCCGCTCCATGCCGGGAGAGGCCGGTGCCGCATCCGCCCGCCCGCCTGCCTGCCGGGCCAGGTCCTGCAGGGCGCCGCCCACGGCAGAGGCGGTCACCATGGAGGATTCGCCGCCACGTGCGGCAGCCTGCAGTCCGCCGGCGGTGCCCGCATCGCGGCGATCCGATTGCGCCGTAGCCCCCGCCGATGCGGAGGACGCAGAAGCCACGGCCTGGGCCAGGGCATGCGCGCCGGGAAGATCTCCGTCCTTGCCCCCCAGGAGCGGAACGACCAGGCCGCCACCCGCGCCAGCCGGCTCGAGAGCAGGATTGGCCGCGCCGCCCATGGCGGCGTGTCCGGACCGCGCCATCCCGCCCCGGGACGCCGCGAAGGCCTTGCCGGCCGCATTGGCGGCGGCCCCGGAAACATCGGCAGCGCCATCGATGAGCGCCGTCTGCCCTACCAGGCTGCTCGCGTCCATCAGGCCCGCAGGCCGGAGCGCCTGCGCCAGGGAGCCCCCCGCCCCGCCGCCCAGCGATCCCGCCGCGGCAGGCCAGGCCCCGGCCGTGCCGCCCGGCACCATGCCTTGCAGCGCCATGGCCAGCGGATCCATGCCGGGCAGGCCCGGTGCGCCTGCGGCATTGCCCGCCG comes from the Paracidovorax avenae ATCC 19860 genome and includes:
- a CDS encoding flagellar hook-length control protein FliK; this translates as MSNDIQNRTARAPSSAHAAHESRGARGAGKTGNATAADAGTDATSSQGGFSMLLASLGAGLDGTDAGAGALPGADTGLGAALAGGALAGDALPSGGTAGNAAGAPGLPGMDPLAMALQGMVPGGTAGAWPAAAGSLGGGAGGSLAQALRPAGLMDASSLVGQTALIDGAADVSGAAANAAGKAFAASRGGMARSGHAAMGGAANPALEPAGAGGGLVVPLLGGKDGDLPGAHALAQAVASASSASAGATAQSDRRDAGTAGGLQAAARGGESSMVTASAVGGALQDLARQAGGRADAAPASPGMERTVVPASDGAQAPGSFAAGAVGEGAAGVADPSQIPMEDQIAEQVAYWVHQKTQNAELTIDRDGQPVEVSVSLTGNEAHVAFRSDQSQTRDMLDTSVAQLRELLRGEGLELAGVSIGQSGAGAGGDASGRPSGRGEGGARIGRVQAAGGGTQGVADTPRPASRPDRALDVFA